The proteins below come from a single Asanoa ferruginea genomic window:
- a CDS encoding toluene hydroxylase, with product MTTATERSVPKPVFTDAEAGAKEFPDSTARRFNYYVPQKRKQTHYEDVTVEVQPDPRHYLAQGWLYGFSDGRGGYPLDWTALKAWGSDRPEPTRGPGSGGKGYDWPAHGWHEFRDPNEEWELSLYRYNANVVRQVGQNVEAARRSKAFEQWNPNWVRFVERHVGAWMHVDHGLGLYLFANANRRAPTNMHNNAISVNSMHRIRAAQDLALYGLTLSEEIEGFDGSAHLDAWNNDPAWQGVREVAERLTAIDDWCEAIFAANVVFEPLVGELFRSHLVQHAAPRNGDFVTPTIVGAEEYDFSERDLRYTKAMFELLTADREFAEHNTRILHSWLADWVPVSIAAARALQPLWSQPDSKPPRFEDALDSAKNRFNGIVTDLGLETPKELAQ from the coding sequence ATGACGACCGCGACGGAACGTAGCGTTCCCAAGCCCGTCTTCACCGACGCCGAGGCCGGCGCGAAGGAGTTCCCGGACTCGACCGCGCGCCGGTTCAACTACTACGTCCCGCAGAAGCGCAAGCAGACCCATTACGAGGACGTGACCGTCGAGGTCCAGCCCGACCCGCGGCACTATCTCGCCCAGGGCTGGCTCTACGGGTTCTCCGACGGTCGCGGCGGCTACCCGCTGGACTGGACCGCGCTGAAGGCGTGGGGCTCGGACCGGCCGGAGCCGACCCGCGGGCCGGGTTCGGGCGGCAAGGGTTACGACTGGCCGGCGCACGGCTGGCACGAGTTCCGTGACCCCAACGAGGAATGGGAGCTCTCGCTCTACCGCTACAACGCCAACGTCGTACGCCAGGTTGGTCAGAATGTCGAAGCCGCCCGCCGCTCGAAGGCCTTCGAGCAGTGGAACCCCAACTGGGTGCGGTTCGTCGAGCGGCACGTCGGCGCGTGGATGCACGTCGACCACGGCCTCGGCCTCTACCTGTTCGCCAACGCCAACCGGCGGGCCCCCACCAACATGCACAACAACGCGATCTCGGTGAACAGCATGCACCGGATCCGGGCCGCGCAGGACCTCGCGCTCTACGGCCTGACGCTGAGCGAGGAGATCGAAGGCTTCGACGGCTCGGCGCACCTCGACGCCTGGAACAACGACCCCGCGTGGCAGGGCGTACGCGAGGTCGCGGAGCGGCTGACCGCGATCGACGACTGGTGCGAAGCCATCTTCGCGGCCAACGTGGTCTTCGAACCCCTCGTCGGTGAGCTGTTCCGCAGCCACCTGGTGCAGCACGCCGCACCGCGCAACGGCGACTTTGTCACCCCGACGATCGTCGGTGCCGAGGAGTACGACTTCTCCGAGCGCGACCTGCGCTACACGAAGGCGATGTTCGAGCTGCTCACGGCCGACCGCGAGTTCGCCGAGCACAACACCCGGATCCTGCACTCGTGGCTGGCCGACTGGGTACCGGTCTCGATCGCCGCCGCCCGGGCGCTCCAGCCGCTGTGGTCGCAGCCCGACTCCAAGCCGCCGCGCTTCGAGGACGCGCTCGACAGCGCCAAGAACCGTTTCAACGGCATCGTGACCGACCTCGGCCTCGAGACACCGAAGGAGCTGGCCCAGTGA
- the mimD gene encoding propane 2-monooxygenase effector subunit MimD produces MTQFKVAESPFKSDNSASNMCGFTLMNNQVGVVVAEVMKTKDNVRVTPLPSMIRVDALNRMDVVYDEISEALGEEPGYFDAAEFEESMSTHYGRMIHEDDRTIMFANPEDAAEYIGFDLTAGGR; encoded by the coding sequence GTGACGCAGTTCAAGGTTGCCGAGAGCCCGTTCAAGTCCGACAACTCGGCGTCGAACATGTGCGGCTTCACGCTGATGAACAACCAGGTCGGCGTCGTGGTCGCGGAGGTCATGAAGACCAAGGACAACGTACGCGTGACGCCGTTGCCCTCGATGATCCGCGTCGACGCCCTCAACCGGATGGACGTCGTCTACGACGAGATCTCCGAGGCGCTCGGCGAGGAGCCCGGCTACTTCGACGCGGCCGAGTTCGAGGAGAGCATGTCGACCCACTACGGCCGCATGATCCACGAAGACGACCGGACCATCATGTTCGCCAACCCCGAGGACGCCGCCGAATACATCGGCTTCGACCTCACGGCCGGTGGGAGGTAA
- a CDS encoding amidohydrolase family protein has protein sequence MYEKDGEKYFIVDSHMHYWQAGPETWVPGAENYAKGWIECFHAYQGLGPPATHWSIEKFMSYTEDDLMKDVFQDGYVDVAVFQPTYLTEWYKDGFNTTERNAALGEKHPGKFIANTRWDPREGEDGLKKLAENVERYGSKGVKLYTAEWREGSRGWTLKDPAAYKYLEACQELGIKNIHVHKGPTIWPLDKDAFDVSDIDHAATDFPELNFIVEHVGLPRIEDFCFMATQEPNVYAGLSVVIGGLMHARPKFFAKVMGELLFWVGEDKMTFGSDYGIWEPKWQIEGFVDWDYPSDEFSDYPRVTTATKKKILGLNAAKLYGIDVPAEYQLPAAAGTPAAREDAALVESQ, from the coding sequence TTGTACGAGAAGGACGGGGAGAAGTACTTCATCGTCGACAGCCACATGCACTACTGGCAGGCGGGCCCGGAAACCTGGGTGCCCGGTGCCGAGAACTACGCCAAGGGCTGGATCGAGTGCTTCCACGCCTACCAGGGCCTCGGCCCGCCGGCGACGCACTGGTCGATCGAGAAGTTCATGTCCTACACCGAAGACGACCTGATGAAGGACGTCTTCCAGGACGGCTACGTCGACGTCGCGGTGTTCCAGCCGACCTACCTGACCGAGTGGTACAAGGACGGCTTCAACACCACCGAGCGCAACGCGGCCCTGGGTGAGAAGCACCCGGGCAAGTTCATCGCCAACACGCGGTGGGACCCGCGCGAGGGTGAAGACGGCCTGAAGAAGCTCGCCGAGAACGTCGAGCGCTACGGCTCCAAGGGCGTCAAGCTCTACACCGCCGAGTGGCGCGAGGGATCGCGCGGCTGGACGCTGAAGGACCCGGCGGCTTACAAATATCTGGAGGCCTGCCAGGAGCTCGGCATCAAGAACATCCACGTCCACAAGGGACCGACGATCTGGCCGCTCGACAAGGACGCGTTCGACGTGTCCGACATCGACCACGCCGCGACCGACTTCCCCGAGCTCAACTTCATCGTCGAGCACGTGGGCCTGCCGCGGATCGAAGACTTCTGCTTCATGGCGACCCAGGAGCCCAACGTGTACGCGGGCCTGTCGGTCGTCATCGGCGGGCTGATGCACGCCCGGCCGAAGTTCTTCGCGAAGGTGATGGGCGAGCTGCTGTTCTGGGTCGGCGAAGACAAGATGACGTTCGGCAGCGACTACGGCATCTGGGAACCCAAGTGGCAGATCGAGGGGTTCGTCGACTGGGACTACCCGAGCGACGAGTTCTCCGACTACCCGCGGGTCACCACCGCCACCAAGAAGAAGATCCTCGGGCTCAACGCGGCCAAGCTCTACGGCATCGACGTGCCCGCGGAATATCAACTTCCGGCCGCGGCCGGAACCCCTGCGGCCCGGGAGGATGCCGCACTGGTCGAGTCGCAATGA
- a CDS encoding iron-sulfur cluster assembly protein translates to MSTRTLLDALGEVRDPELDEPITVLGFVASASLSPDGDAAVHLRLPTYFCAPNFAYLMVADAYDAVSTVDGVRRAEVVLDDHFAADAINEGVAARAGFVASFEGEAVDELDNLRVNFLRKAVLAGTDLVCRPLVEAGKSPADLAALTLGEVPWSPALDRLRRRRTELGLPAGDAAPLLVDPASGAAVGDAAVPLHLRKARLTRTSLDANTGICRGMLRHRYGVEDQ, encoded by the coding sequence ATGAGCACGCGCACCCTGCTCGACGCCCTCGGCGAGGTGCGTGATCCCGAGCTCGACGAGCCGATCACCGTGCTCGGGTTCGTCGCGTCCGCGTCGCTGTCTCCGGACGGCGACGCGGCCGTGCACCTGCGCCTGCCGACCTACTTCTGCGCGCCGAACTTCGCCTACCTGATGGTGGCCGACGCCTACGACGCCGTGTCCACCGTGGACGGTGTGCGCCGGGCGGAGGTGGTGCTCGACGACCACTTCGCGGCCGACGCGATCAACGAGGGGGTGGCGGCGCGTGCGGGCTTCGTCGCCTCCTTCGAGGGGGAGGCGGTCGACGAGCTCGACAACCTCCGGGTCAACTTCCTCCGCAAAGCGGTCCTGGCCGGCACCGATCTGGTGTGCCGGCCACTTGTCGAGGCGGGGAAGTCGCCGGCCGACCTCGCGGCCCTGACGCTGGGCGAGGTGCCATGGTCGCCGGCCCTCGACCGGCTGCGCCGGCGGCGCACCGAGCTCGGCCTGCCCGCCGGCGACGCGGCACCGCTGCTCGTCGACCCCGCCTCCGGAGCGGCGGTCGGCGACGCGGCGGTGCCGCTGCACCTGCGCAAGGCCCGGCTGACCCGCACCAGCCTCGACGCCAACACCGGCATCTGCCGCGGGATGCTGCGGCACCGCTACGGAGTGGAGGACCAATGA
- a CDS encoding NAD(P)-dependent alcohol dehydrogenase: protein MKAVRLHAYHQLPVVEEVPEPTVKGPFDVLVRIGGAGVCRTDLHIIEEQWSAAMGVALPYTLGHENAGWVHEVGSAVSSVAVGDTVILHPTPTCGLCRACRAGDDMHCVNSSFPGLSGDGGMAEFLLTSERACVKLDPATQPKDVAALADAGITAYHAVRKAVPLLYPGTAAVVIGAGGLGHIGIQCLAALTATKIIVVDRNPEALKLAAQIGANETVVADGSQVQAVQDLTGGRGADLVLDFVAEQGAEADAFAMTARAGSYFVIGYGGTVHIPTLDIISTERNIVGNIVGTYNDLAELMVLAQAGKVTLHTRTYPLDAAVDAIQDLDAGRVRGRAILVP from the coding sequence ATGAAAGCCGTACGGCTGCACGCGTACCACCAGTTGCCGGTGGTCGAGGAGGTGCCGGAACCGACCGTGAAGGGCCCGTTCGACGTGCTCGTGCGGATCGGCGGCGCCGGCGTCTGCCGGACCGACCTGCACATCATCGAGGAGCAGTGGTCGGCGGCGATGGGTGTCGCGCTGCCCTACACGCTCGGGCACGAGAACGCGGGCTGGGTGCACGAGGTCGGCTCGGCCGTGTCCAGCGTCGCCGTCGGCGACACGGTGATCCTGCACCCGACGCCGACCTGCGGGCTGTGCCGGGCCTGCCGGGCCGGCGACGACATGCACTGCGTCAACAGCTCGTTCCCCGGCCTGTCCGGCGACGGCGGGATGGCCGAGTTCCTGCTCACCTCGGAGCGCGCCTGCGTCAAGCTCGACCCGGCGACCCAACCCAAGGACGTCGCGGCCCTCGCCGACGCCGGCATCACCGCCTACCACGCCGTGCGCAAGGCCGTGCCGCTGCTCTACCCGGGCACCGCGGCCGTCGTCATCGGTGCCGGCGGCCTCGGGCACATCGGCATCCAGTGCCTGGCGGCGCTGACCGCCACGAAGATCATCGTGGTCGACCGCAACCCCGAGGCGCTCAAGCTCGCCGCGCAGATCGGCGCCAACGAGACCGTCGTCGCCGACGGCTCGCAGGTGCAGGCCGTGCAGGACCTGACCGGTGGGCGCGGCGCCGACCTCGTGCTCGACTTCGTCGCCGAGCAGGGCGCCGAGGCCGACGCGTTCGCGATGACGGCAAGGGCCGGTTCCTACTTCGTCATCGGGTACGGCGGCACCGTGCACATCCCGACCCTCGACATCATCTCCACCGAGCGGAACATCGTCGGCAACATCGTCGGCACCTACAACGACCTCGCCGAGCTGATGGTGCTCGCCCAGGCCGGCAAGGTCACGCTGCACACCCGCACCTATCCGCTGGACGCCGCGGTCGACGCGATCCAGGACCTCGATGCCGGCCGGGTCCGCGGCCGCGCCATTCTCGTGCCCTAA
- the groL gene encoding chaperonin GroEL (60 kDa chaperone family; promotes refolding of misfolded polypeptides especially under stressful conditions; forms two stacked rings of heptamers to form a barrel-shaped 14mer; ends can be capped by GroES; misfolded proteins enter the barrel where they are refolded when GroES binds), giving the protein MAKELRFGAEARNLLLNGVDKLAEAVKSTLGPKGRNVILEKITGSPVVTNDGVTIAREIHLKDQFENMGAQLVKEAAIKTNDIVGDGTTTATVLAQAIVHEGMTAIGAGANPVLVKRGVDLAVERLVEHLRSVSRPVSTQEELARVAAISANDDDAVGSVIAAALHTVGDGGIVTVEEAPRHGMSVDFVEGFEFDNGYISPYMVTNPASLEAIVNDPYILLCSEKITKVQQLMPILDKIMRAPRPLVIVAENVEGTALSMLAHNHVNGVFQCVAVRAPGFGDRRLHKLEDIAAITGGAVYSRHSGFTLETMTIDQLGRAAQVRVNADRTAIVDGGGSGEAVEFRLTQMRSELERATFGADEDVLTERIGALSGKVAVIKVGAPTNAELKELQHRVEDALSATRAAMAEGIVAGGGAALLHAEGALDDLDVKDDYATGVEIVRRALTEPAFLIAANAGYSGQEVVARISQLGPDDGFDALEGRFGNMVEMGIVDPLRVARSALQNGASVAGLLLTTNTLVAEEQTPWGGSAALMTEFGPLDEGLRQPSPDSSTPQSLGLGPSVG; this is encoded by the coding sequence ATGGCCAAGGAACTGCGCTTCGGCGCTGAAGCGCGCAACCTCCTCCTCAACGGCGTCGACAAGCTGGCCGAGGCGGTCAAGTCGACGCTCGGCCCCAAGGGCCGCAACGTCATCCTGGAGAAGATCACCGGTTCCCCGGTCGTCACCAACGACGGCGTGACCATCGCACGGGAGATCCACCTCAAGGACCAGTTCGAGAACATGGGTGCCCAACTGGTCAAGGAAGCGGCGATCAAGACCAATGACATCGTCGGCGACGGTACGACCACCGCGACGGTGCTGGCCCAGGCGATCGTGCACGAGGGCATGACGGCGATCGGGGCGGGCGCCAACCCCGTACTCGTGAAGCGGGGTGTGGATCTGGCCGTGGAGCGGCTCGTCGAGCACCTGCGCAGCGTCAGCCGCCCGGTGTCCACACAGGAGGAACTGGCCCGGGTCGCGGCCATCTCGGCCAACGACGACGACGCGGTCGGCTCGGTCATCGCGGCCGCGCTGCACACCGTCGGCGACGGCGGCATCGTCACCGTCGAGGAGGCGCCGCGGCACGGCATGAGCGTCGACTTCGTGGAGGGCTTCGAGTTCGACAACGGCTACATCTCGCCCTACATGGTGACCAATCCGGCGAGTCTGGAGGCGATCGTCAACGACCCATATATCCTGCTGTGCAGTGAGAAAATCACCAAGGTCCAGCAACTGATGCCGATCCTCGACAAGATCATGCGGGCGCCGAGGCCGCTGGTCATCGTCGCGGAAAACGTCGAGGGCACGGCCCTGTCGATGCTGGCGCACAACCACGTCAACGGCGTGTTCCAATGCGTCGCGGTGCGCGCGCCGGGGTTCGGCGACCGGCGCCTGCACAAGCTCGAAGACATCGCGGCGATCACCGGGGGAGCGGTCTACAGCCGGCACTCCGGGTTCACCCTGGAGACGATGACGATCGACCAGCTCGGCCGGGCGGCGCAGGTGCGGGTCAACGCCGACCGCACGGCGATCGTCGACGGCGGCGGGTCGGGCGAAGCCGTGGAGTTCCGGTTGACCCAGATGCGGTCCGAGCTCGAACGGGCGACATTCGGTGCCGACGAAGACGTGCTGACCGAGCGGATCGGGGCGCTGTCCGGCAAGGTCGCCGTGATCAAGGTCGGCGCGCCGACCAACGCCGAGCTCAAGGAACTCCAGCACCGCGTCGAGGACGCCCTGTCGGCGACCCGGGCCGCGATGGCCGAGGGCATCGTCGCGGGCGGCGGCGCCGCGCTGCTGCACGCCGAGGGCGCGCTCGACGACCTCGACGTCAAGGACGACTACGCGACCGGCGTCGAGATCGTCCGCCGCGCGTTGACCGAGCCGGCGTTCCTGATCGCGGCCAACGCGGGCTACTCCGGCCAGGAGGTCGTCGCCCGGATCTCGCAACTCGGCCCCGACGACGGATTCGACGCGCTCGAGGGCCGGTTCGGCAACATGGTCGAGATGGGCATCGTCGACCCGCTGCGGGTGGCCCGGTCGGCACTGCAGAACGGCGCTTCGGTCGCCGGGCTGCTGCTGACCACCAACACGCTGGTCGCCGAGGAGCAGACGCCGTGGGGCGGCAGCGCGGCGCTGATGACCGAGTTCGGCCCGCTGGATGAGGGGTTGCGGCAACCGTCACCTGATTCGAGTACGCCGCAGTCGCTGGGCCTCGGCCCGTCGGTCGGCTAG